One Labilithrix sp. genomic window, GCAACGTCCCGCTCTCCCTCGACGTATTCGGCGTCATCGCCTTCGGCAAGCAGGCCGACATCCAGAACCTCGGACAAGACCCGAGCGAGCTCGCGAAACACGCCGAGTTCCTCTCGCCGATGGTCTACCCCTCCCACTTCGACTCGGGCTTCATGGGCTTCGAGGCGCCCGCCGACCACCCGGAGCTCGTCGGCATGGGCGTGCGCCACATGAACGAGGAGATCGCCGAGCACGGCGTGAAGGGCGGCGCGAAGATCCGGCCGTGGGCCTCCGCCATGCGCCACACCGCCTCCAACTACGGCGCCGCCTACATCCGCGACGAGATCCGCACGAGCGACAAACACGGCGGCTCGGGATGGCTGCTCTGGAACCCCGGCCAGGTCTACGACGTGGCATGGAGTGCGCTCCCGCGCCGCGCAACGGAGCGCACGGACCGCACCGCAAACCGCGTGGCGAAGGAAGTTGGCCCCGCGCGCGTGAAGTAAATACACACGGGGGCATGCGCTCCCTCCTCGCTCTCGCCCTCGTCGCCGTCGTCTCCGGTTGTGCGAAGAAGCCTCCGGCGAAGGACACCACCGAAGTGACCTCGGCCCGTGCGCCGAAGCGCAGCGTCGCCGTGTCCGACGACATCATGAAAGCCTGCAAGATCCAGCTCGACAACATCGAGCGCGCGCCCAAGTTCGACTTCGACGACGCTGACCTCCTCCCCGAAGACCGCGATGTCCTCGAGCAGGTCGCCAGGTGCGTGACGACCGGACCG contains:
- a CDS encoding OmpA family protein, whose protein sequence is MRSLLALALVAVVSGCAKKPPAKDTTEVTSARAPKRSVAVSDDIMKACKIQLDNIERAPKFDFDDADLLPEDRDVLEQVARCVTTGPLKGRALSLVGRCDPRGELEYNMVLGDYRAESVHTYLARLGVDPAAMAKTTRGDLDAEGKDEEGWQRDRRVDLSLQPAKR